A region of Nostoc sp. KVJ3 DNA encodes the following proteins:
- a CDS encoding DNA-binding protein encodes MDQNMYTLAWVKTACEHVLGKNISQRTWRNCLRICGVQPYKREVKLKECCYLLGLFYLKRQNPFKKYSLSDVSLLLMKEKERLSKFGIDLENPEFPLLGRELPDYLYEKTGYKVTLRTLYRWASKRRMTFSKLHIINQKELSRWLELANIAKAQ; translated from the coding sequence ATGGATCAAAATATGTACACCCTTGCTTGGGTAAAAACAGCTTGCGAACACGTTTTAGGTAAGAATATTTCTCAAAGAACTTGGCGTAACTGTTTGCGAATATGTGGTGTTCAGCCTTACAAGCGAGAAGTCAAGCTCAAAGAATGCTGCTATTTACTAGGATTATTTTATCTCAAACGTCAAAACCCTTTCAAAAAGTATTCTTTGTCTGACGTTTCATTATTATTGATGAAAGAGAAAGAACGACTTTCCAAATTTGGCATTGATTTAGAAAACCCGGAATTTCCACTTTTAGGGCGAGAATTACCAGACTATCTCTATGAAAAAACAGGCTACAAAGTGACTTTGCGAACCCTGTACCGTTGGGCATCTAAACGCCGTATGACTTTTTCTAAGTTACACATTATCAACCAAAAAGAATTGAGTCGATGGCTAGAATTGGCAAATATAGCGAAGGCACAGTAG
- a CDS encoding SDR family oxidoreductase — MAQDELKNKVALITGANKGLGLEMSRQLGQHGLTILIAARNLDAAKTAASNLENEGIIAHPIALDVTDSTQIESAVQQISNSFGQLDVLINNAGVFLDGDWLTSNASSISVDIIRQTFSTNFFGLVELTQRALPLILNSPSGRIVNMSSIEGSLTLHADPNSFIYDSKPFAYNASKAAVNSFTIHLAHELRNTPVKINSAHPGWVKTELGGEGAMMDIASGAKTGVELAILPNDGPSGGFFHLGEPVAW; from the coding sequence ATGGCGCAGGACGAACTAAAGAACAAAGTAGCTTTGATTACTGGTGCAAATAAAGGTCTGGGGCTGGAAATGAGTCGTCAACTTGGACAACATGGATTGACAATTCTGATAGCGGCCCGAAACTTAGATGCAGCGAAAACAGCAGCGAGTAACTTAGAGAACGAAGGAATAATAGCTCATCCAATTGCCCTGGATGTCACTGATAGTACTCAAATTGAATCTGCTGTTCAACAAATTAGTAACTCTTTTGGTCAACTTGATGTCTTGATCAATAACGCAGGTGTGTTTTTAGATGGTGATTGGTTAACCAGTAATGCTAGTTCTATTTCTGTAGATATTATTAGACAGACATTTAGCACCAACTTTTTTGGCTTAGTGGAATTAACTCAACGAGCATTGCCGTTAATATTGAATAGCCCTAGCGGTCGAATTGTGAATATGTCGAGTATTGAAGGCTCGTTAACACTTCATGCCGACCCCAATTCATTCATCTATGATTCCAAACCATTTGCTTATAATGCTTCTAAGGCAGCAGTGAACTCATTCACGATTCATTTGGCTCATGAGCTACGCAATACTCCAGTGAAGATTAATAGCGCTCATCCGGGTTGGGTAAAAACGGAATTAGGTGGTGAAGGTGCAATGATGGACATCGCATCAGGTGCGAAAACTGGTGTTGAATTAGCAATATTGCCGAATGATGGCCCCAGTGGTGGTTTTTTCCATCTTGGGGAACCAGTAGCTTGGTAA
- a CDS encoding ATP-binding protein → MTFELERLTASSAIHAERTILCSLGASAVLCLSAPFFLNTDRITTGMLLGAGTVSAGLFGVSAQISESKEKVYQSLLETDLKSLKQHLQGEAVYDYVTTAIAAKRRVADYVNRLPVSERPRWIAEYQLQGLVTLPEPPAQQSPSPTGIPNPDIADIDEESVQSVINPGAMKILQALAANYPGYIRIDGAWIDELCNAASNQNMTLRSNHHFYLSGGTQSGKSTLAGVIINKIAAKSQTPAIVIGSDPKDDVTRWLCKFSRKFDGMKELKNWIIFATDQIDKQKARVSIVGGECQGVPELFLAQDEVDSVFGGGKGLPGMVDADTAKDLQGFWNYVIKFTAGLKGHGVFMGQSPLSGETGFSRPSLKNVCFIAMGQTSSYIIDHPQDFVNVKKEILEILRQACEMLDKAGVRYALVIPTRSNPFVALIPEFDIKGLEQKQDSKPNDDTLGSSKNNQQSSQQQIDCDWYEEIRKWATELGRRPHFQEIKQKWQELTGQELNEKGVTLLLENLGYIED, encoded by the coding sequence ATGACATTTGAACTGGAACGATTAACTGCTAGTAGTGCCATTCATGCAGAACGAACTATCTTATGTTCTTTAGGAGCGAGTGCAGTATTATGTCTGTCTGCTCCTTTTTTCTTAAACACTGACCGAATAACAACCGGGATGCTACTTGGTGCTGGAACAGTGAGTGCTGGCTTATTTGGGGTATCCGCCCAAATCAGCGAAAGTAAGGAAAAAGTTTACCAGTCTTTGCTAGAAACTGACCTGAAATCACTTAAACAGCATTTACAAGGTGAGGCTGTTTATGATTATGTTACGACTGCGATCGCTGCCAAACGCCGAGTTGCTGATTACGTGAATCGCTTGCCCGTTAGTGAGCGCCCCCGGTGGATTGCTGAATATCAGTTGCAAGGGTTGGTTACACTCCCAGAACCACCAGCACAACAATCACCTTCACCGACTGGTATTCCCAATCCCGATATTGCTGACATCGATGAAGAGTCGGTGCAGTCCGTGATTAATCCGGGTGCGATGAAAATTCTGCAAGCCCTAGCAGCAAATTATCCTGGTTACATCAGAATTGATGGTGCTTGGATTGATGAACTGTGTAATGCTGCATCTAATCAAAATATGACTCTTCGCAGTAATCATCATTTTTACCTTTCTGGTGGAACACAATCTGGGAAGTCTACGCTGGCTGGGGTGATTATCAACAAAATTGCTGCAAAATCTCAAACACCAGCAATTGTCATCGGCAGCGATCCAAAGGATGATGTCACCAGATGGCTGTGCAAGTTTAGCCGTAAGTTTGACGGCATGAAAGAATTAAAAAATTGGATCATCTTTGCCACAGACCAAATTGACAAGCAGAAAGCCAGAGTATCAATTGTTGGTGGTGAATGTCAGGGTGTTCCCGAATTATTTCTTGCTCAGGATGAGGTGGACTCTGTATTTGGTGGTGGTAAAGGACTTCCAGGAATGGTTGATGCTGACACTGCCAAAGACTTGCAAGGTTTTTGGAACTATGTGATCAAATTCACCGCCGGACTTAAAGGACATGGGGTGTTTATGGGCCAGTCCCCACTCTCTGGAGAAACTGGATTTAGTCGCCCATCTCTGAAAAACGTTTGCTTTATTGCGATGGGGCAGACATCGAGTTATATCATTGACCATCCCCAGGATTTCGTAAACGTTAAAAAGGAGATTCTTGAAATCTTGCGACAGGCTTGTGAAATGTTAGATAAAGCCGGAGTTCGATATGCCTTGGTGATTCCCACTCGGTCTAATCCCTTTGTTGCCCTAATCCCAGAATTTGATATCAAGGGTCTGGAACAAAAACAAGATTCCAAACCGAATGATGACACTCTTGGTAGTTCTAAAAATAATCAGCAATCCTCACAACAGCAGATTGACTGTGACTGGTATGAAGAAATTAGAAAATGGGCGACAGAATTAGGAAGAAGACCACATTTTCAGGAAATCAAACAGAAGTGGCAAGAATTAACGGGGCAAGAGTTAAACGAAAAGGGGGTGACATTACTATTAGAAAATCTCGGCTACATAGAAGATTAA
- a CDS encoding DUF6615 family protein, whose protein sequence is MSSNIYGNQGKRTLPHYMQNITAPVFDSLCSTFQLQAARTWSLVKNNHNTSVHLREDGITALNLQELYQFNSNRFLVFDFTTKKENAITGADWEWWFIQQNSFFGTVVQAKVLLRNLIYSINQSDTNGYPQIQRLLNYAIHYQVTPLYCFYNYWIPGTQSPNWFCHSFGNRSELWGCTLADALNTLLLHQRKRHSVKDLLPISVPWHCVACCPGIYSDELQGIATRACGFAQALRQRLFEVPEERDFRENISDLPKINTKRQLPPRIRSLISALQSGHGITRELINDLWSETPPDYVVLQGDITTVLEQ, encoded by the coding sequence GTGAGTAGCAATATTTATGGGAACCAGGGGAAACGCACCTTACCTCACTATATGCAAAATATCACAGCCCCTGTTTTTGATAGTTTATGTAGTACTTTTCAACTACAAGCTGCTCGTACTTGGTCACTTGTCAAGAATAATCACAATACATCGGTTCACCTTCGAGAAGATGGAATTACTGCACTCAATCTTCAAGAACTTTATCAATTCAACTCAAATCGTTTTCTAGTGTTTGATTTCACAACAAAGAAGGAAAATGCGATTACTGGAGCCGATTGGGAATGGTGGTTTATCCAGCAAAATTCTTTTTTTGGTACTGTTGTTCAAGCAAAAGTTCTTTTGCGTAATCTGATTTACTCTATCAATCAATCTGATACTAATGGTTATCCCCAAATTCAACGTTTGCTCAACTACGCTATTCATTATCAGGTAACACCGCTCTACTGTTTTTATAACTATTGGATTCCAGGCACACAAAGCCCGAACTGGTTTTGTCATAGCTTTGGTAATAGAAGCGAACTTTGGGGATGTACACTTGCCGATGCTTTGAATACGCTGTTACTGCATCAAAGGAAGCGACATTCCGTCAAAGATTTACTACCAATTTCAGTCCCGTGGCATTGCGTTGCTTGTTGTCCTGGAATTTATTCAGATGAATTACAGGGCATAGCTACTCGTGCCTGTGGATTTGCACAAGCTTTACGACAGAGGTTATTTGAGGTTCCAGAAGAAAGAGATTTTCGTGAAAATATTTCAGACTTACCTAAAATAAATACTAAGCGACAACTTCCACCACGTATACGATCTTTAATTAGTGCTTTACAGAGTGGACATGGAATTACTCGTGAACTTATAAATGATTTGTGGAGTGAGACACCACCAGATTATGTAGTTCTTCAAGGTGATATTACAACTGTTTTAGAACAGTAG
- a CDS encoding ERF family protein codes for MQELIKALIKAKAEFNPIQKDGTNPHYKRKYATLDAVLDAVTPGLSKHGLVIIQTTEILEGKTVLRTHIFHESGENITSTYPLPEISDSQKFGAALTYARRYAVCAILSVTADEDNDAEGAATPQKPEQPQNNIRPRKDNQQYRVQPPKQAVTAPSISPKDLRVKEVRTLLNYPLDLVKEWLHSRNVTSPSELDSVQIDELVKTMCLAWAGNKFGHPDHAVNSYQRHVIDAVARGVDETRAISDWMEGALAQLPELN; via the coding sequence ATGCAAGAACTAATCAAAGCTTTAATCAAAGCAAAGGCAGAGTTTAATCCCATTCAAAAAGACGGTACTAATCCTCACTACAAGCGCAAATATGCAACACTAGATGCTGTATTGGATGCTGTCACCCCCGGACTTAGTAAACATGGATTAGTGATAATTCAAACTACCGAAATCCTTGAAGGTAAAACCGTGCTACGGACTCACATTTTTCATGAATCTGGAGAAAATATCACCAGCACTTATCCTTTACCTGAAATTAGTGATTCTCAGAAGTTTGGTGCAGCATTAACTTATGCACGACGATATGCAGTTTGTGCAATTTTATCGGTGACTGCTGATGAAGATAATGATGCTGAAGGCGCAGCTACTCCTCAAAAGCCTGAACAGCCACAGAATAATATTAGACCTCGCAAAGACAATCAACAGTATAGAGTTCAGCCACCAAAACAAGCTGTAACTGCACCATCAATCAGCCCAAAAGATTTGCGAGTCAAAGAAGTTCGCACACTTTTAAATTATCCACTCGATTTAGTCAAAGAGTGGCTGCATTCTCGAAATGTTACTAGTCCAAGTGAGCTTGATTCTGTTCAAATTGATGAGCTAGTGAAAACTATGTGTTTGGCTTGGGCTGGTAATAAGTTTGGGCATCCTGATCATGCTGTTAATTCTTATCAGAGACACGTAATTGATGCTGTAGCACGAGGAGTAGATGAGACAAGAGCAATCAGCGACTGGATGGAAGGAGCGCTAGCACAATTGCCTGAACTGAATTGA
- a CDS encoding alkaline phosphatase family protein, giving the protein MLTKPDRQKCLNYASIGAVIMGLTGGPIFSTLAQAEEIRTLTPIKHVIVIVGENRTFDHLFGTYQPRSGQTVSNLLSKGIINANGRPGPNFQAATQYKASVTNTFSISPANKEPYTTLPPPKAGGGKVASDTNPPPFKTLAAAQAAEPALLPEDVKLLLTGATGLPSGTVDTRIQNVNSLRSGPFQLTPSLHYDAYAASPVHRFYQMWQQVDCSISHASAENPSGCLKDLFPWVEVSVGAGSNGKPFSTFTDKEGATSMGFYNVNDGDVPYFKSLADNYAISDNYHQPVMGGTGANSVMIGIGDAIWYSNGKGNPATPPPNEIENPNPQPGTNNFYTQDGYSGGTYTNCSDSSQPGVRPVLNYLNSLPYKPKSNCAANTYYLLNNYDPGYFGNGTVNNGVTNNGFVIPPSPIRTIGDALLEKRISWRYYGEGWNKYVQNPTSNTNVYCNICNPFQYVTSIMANEKVRTEHLKDTTDLDNDIHNNYLPAVSFVKPGGLLDGHPASSKFDLFEAFTKKIIKEVQSKPELWKDTAILITVDEGGGYYDSGYIQPLDFFGDGTRIPLIVVSPYSRGGRVVHTYYDHVSILKFIEKNWRLSPLTSRSRDNLPNPETRRTNPYVPINGPAIGDLSDMFDFSRHSRFDRHW; this is encoded by the coding sequence ATGTTGACCAAACCTGATAGACAAAAATGTTTAAACTATGCATCTATCGGTGCAGTGATTATGGGGCTGACTGGAGGGCCGATATTCTCCACTCTTGCCCAGGCTGAGGAGATTAGAACCCTGACTCCGATCAAACACGTCATTGTCATTGTTGGCGAGAACCGAACCTTCGATCATCTCTTTGGTACTTACCAACCGCGATCAGGGCAGACAGTGTCTAATCTGTTATCCAAGGGCATTATCAATGCTAATGGAAGACCTGGGCCAAACTTCCAAGCAGCAACTCAATATAAAGCTTCCGTCACCAACACTTTCTCGATAAGTCCTGCTAACAAAGAACCCTATACAACGCTACCACCGCCGAAAGCTGGTGGTGGAAAAGTTGCAAGTGACACAAATCCACCTCCCTTTAAGACCTTGGCTGCTGCCCAAGCTGCCGAACCTGCGCTGCTACCGGAGGATGTCAAGCTGCTACTGACAGGTGCAACTGGATTGCCGAGTGGTACTGTTGATACCCGAATCCAGAACGTCAATAGCTTACGGAGTGGCCCTTTCCAATTAACGCCTAGCCTGCATTATGACGCTTACGCAGCTAGCCCTGTACACCGCTTCTATCAGATGTGGCAGCAGGTGGATTGCAGCATTAGCCATGCCAGTGCAGAGAATCCTAGTGGCTGTCTTAAGGATCTTTTCCCTTGGGTTGAGGTAAGTGTTGGTGCAGGTAGCAATGGGAAGCCATTTTCGACCTTCACCGATAAGGAGGGTGCTACCTCTATGGGCTTCTACAACGTCAATGACGGAGATGTGCCATACTTCAAGTCTCTGGCTGATAACTATGCAATCAGCGATAACTACCACCAACCTGTCATGGGTGGCACTGGCGCAAACTCAGTAATGATTGGTATCGGTGATGCCATTTGGTACAGCAATGGTAAAGGCAATCCAGCGACACCGCCGCCAAATGAGATCGAGAATCCCAATCCGCAGCCTGGAACCAACAACTTCTACACCCAGGATGGCTATTCTGGTGGTACTTATACCAATTGTTCTGACTCCAGTCAGCCAGGGGTAAGACCTGTTTTGAATTATCTGAATTCCCTCCCATACAAACCAAAGTCTAACTGTGCAGCGAATACCTACTATCTGCTGAACAACTACGATCCTGGCTATTTTGGTAACGGAACAGTTAACAACGGGGTCACTAACAATGGTTTTGTGATCCCGCCGTCACCCATTCGCACCATTGGTGATGCGTTGTTGGAAAAGAGGATTTCGTGGCGATACTACGGTGAAGGTTGGAATAAATACGTTCAAAATCCCACCAGTAACACCAACGTCTATTGCAACATTTGCAACCCCTTCCAGTACGTGACATCAATTATGGCGAACGAGAAGGTACGAACGGAGCATTTGAAGGACACCACGGATCTGGATAACGATATTCACAACAATTATCTGCCTGCCGTTTCTTTTGTGAAGCCTGGTGGCTTACTTGACGGTCATCCAGCATCATCAAAATTTGATCTGTTTGAAGCTTTTACTAAGAAGATTATCAAAGAGGTTCAAAGCAAGCCCGAACTCTGGAAAGACACAGCAATCCTGATTACAGTTGATGAAGGTGGCGGATATTACGATTCTGGCTACATTCAGCCCCTCGACTTCTTCGGCGACGGAACACGGATTCCTTTAATTGTGGTGTCGCCATATTCTCGCGGTGGTCGCGTTGTTCATACGTATTATGACCATGTTTCAATTCTGAAGTTTATCGAGAAGAATTGGAGACTGTCACCACTCACCAGTCGTAGTCGTGACAATCTACCCAATCCTGAAACCCGCCGTACAAATCCCTATGTACCGATTAATGGCCCAGCCATCGGCGATTTGAGCGATATGTTCGATTTCTCAAGACATTCGCGATTTGATAGGCATTGGTAG
- a CDS encoding GNAT family N-acetyltransferase: MLLLVKLICGQDNTVVEADLVELLQKHVDDYANKWKEQLKLHDQSDKFWDWEFKLQFVISRQPNREGYAIEYEGETQGLMLIETQMHGSRLVKGKRLVYIDGIATAPWNRAYIQRPPKLKGVGTAFLAFARTRSMELGYEGRVGLHSLPGVEEFYDSQGMIDGGEDEDYDELVYFEYGVFRSPE, encoded by the coding sequence ATGCTTCTTTTGGTAAAACTAATTTGCGGTCAAGATAACACGGTTGTGGAAGCAGATTTAGTGGAGCTATTGCAAAAGCACGTCGATGATTATGCCAACAAGTGGAAAGAACAATTGAAACTGCACGACCAATCAGACAAATTTTGGGACTGGGAATTTAAACTACAGTTTGTCATTAGCAGACAACCAAACCGCGAAGGCTATGCAATTGAGTACGAAGGTGAAACTCAAGGCTTAATGCTGATTGAAACTCAAATGCACGGTTCTCGCCTAGTAAAAGGTAAACGCTTGGTATACATTGATGGCATAGCTACTGCACCTTGGAATCGGGCATATATCCAACGTCCGCCAAAATTAAAAGGTGTTGGCACTGCATTCTTGGCATTTGCCAGAACCCGTAGTATGGAATTAGGGTATGAAGGTAGAGTAGGATTGCATTCATTACCGGGAGTAGAAGAATTTTATGATAGCCAAGGCATGATTGATGGCGGAGAAGATGAAGATTACGATGAACTAGTTTATTTTGAGTATGGAGTTTTTCGTTCTCCTGAGTAA